A genomic segment from Daphnia carinata strain CSIRO-1 chromosome 1, CSIRO_AGI_Dcar_HiC_V3, whole genome shotgun sequence encodes:
- the LOC130702727 gene encoding endocuticle structural glycoprotein SgAbd-3-like isoform X2, translating to MKLFFVATFLAVAAAVPSSYKPEYKAPSYPAPSYKDNKYADITITSQSDERNIDGSSQWSYAQSDYTTREESQVQKKIQGVIYDSYGKESYGEVFGNTNKGSSYWISPEGDKFTLTWAADEAGFQPKGDHLPVAPVHEYELPVAPVHEYELPVAPVHIPFNGKGYKIY from the exons ATGAAACTT TTCTTCGTCGCCACTTTCTTGGCTGTGgctgccgctgttccatccagctacaagccggaatacaaagcTCCCAGCTATCCTGCGCCaagctac aaggataacaaatacgccgacatcaccatcaccagccaatccgatgagcgcaacatcgatggcagcagccagtggag CTATGCCCAGTCAGACTACACCACCCGCGAAGAATCTCAGGTACAGAAGAAGATACAAGGAGTCATCTACGATTCTTACGggaaagaatcgtacggtgaagtcttcggcaacaccaacaagggatcttcctactggATCTCCCCCGAAGGCGACaagttcactttgacctgggctGCCGATGAGGCTGGTTTCCAGCCCAAAGGagatcacttgcccgtcgctcccgtccacgaatacgaactcccagtcgctcccgtccatgaatatgagctcccagttgctcccgtTCACATCCCCTTCAATGGAAAGGGTTACAAGATCTACTAG
- the LOC130702727 gene encoding endocuticle structural glycoprotein SgAbd-1-like isoform X1, which produces MKLFFVATFLAVAAAVPSSYKPEYKAPSYPAPSYPAPKYPAPAYSTPAYPAPAYPAPAYPAPAYPTPSYNKDNKYADITITSQSDERNIDGSSQWSYAQSDYTTREESQVQKKIQGVIYDSYGKESYGEVFGNTNKGSSYWISPEGDKFTLTWAADEAGFQPKGDHLPVAPVHEYELPVAPVHEYELPVAPVHIPFNGKGYKIY; this is translated from the exons ATGAAACTT TTCTTCGTCGCCACTTTCTTGGCTGTGgctgccgctgttccatccagctacaagccggaatacaaagcTCCCAGCTATCCTGCGCCaagctaccctgcaccaaagtaccctgcaccagcctactccacaccagcctacccagcaccagcctacccagcaccagcctacccagcaccagcctaccctactcccagctacaacaaggataacaaatacgccgacatcaccatcaccagccaatccgatgagcgcaacatcgatggcagcagccagtggag CTATGCCCAGTCAGACTACACCACCCGCGAAGAATCTCAGGTACAGAAGAAGATACAAGGAGTCATCTACGATTCTTACGggaaagaatcgtacggtgaagtcttcggcaacaccaacaagggatcttcctactggATCTCCCCCGAAGGCGACaagttcactttgacctgggctGCCGATGAGGCTGGTTTCCAGCCCAAAGGagatcacttgcccgtcgctcccgtccacgaatacgaactcccagtcgctcccgtccatgaatatgagctcccagttgctcccgtTCACATCCCCTTCAATGGAAAGGGTTACAAGATCTACTAG
- the LOC130691819 gene encoding endocuticle structural glycoprotein SgAbd-1-like: KAPSYPAPSYPAPKYPAPAYSTPAYPAPAYPAPAYPAPAYPTPSYNKDNKYADITITSQSDERNIDGSSQWSYAQSDYTTREESQVQKKIQGVIYDSYGKESYGEVFGNTNKGSSYWISPEGDKFTLTWAADEAGFQPKGDHLPVAPVHEYELPVAPVHEYELPVAPVHIPFNGKGYKIY; this comes from the exons AAAGCTCCCAGCTATCCTGCGCCaagctaccctgcaccaaagtaccctgcaccagcctactccacaccagcctacccagcaccagcctacccagcaccagcctacccagcaccagcctaccctactcccagctacaacaaggataacaaatacgccgaCATCACCATCACAAGCCAATCCGATgagcgcaacatcgatggcagcagccagtggag CTATGCCCAGTCAGACTACACCACCCGCGAAGAATCTCAGGTACAGAAGAAGATACAAGGAGTCATCTACGATTCTTACGggaaagaatcgtacggtgaagtcttcggcaacaccaacaagggatcttcctactggATCTCCCCCGAAGGCGACaagttcactttgacctgggctGCCGATGAGGCTGGTTTCCAACCCAAAGGagatcacttgcccgtcgctcccgtccacgaatacgaactcccagtcgctcccgtccatgaatatgagctcccagttgctcccgtTCACATCCCCTTCAATGGAAAGGGTTACAAGATCTACTAG
- the LOC130693743 gene encoding pupal cuticle protein Edg-78E-like, with protein MKLYPAPAYPAPAYSAPAYSVPAYSAPAYSAPAYSAPAYSAPAYSAPAYNKDNKYADITITSQSDERNLDGSSQWSYAQSDYTTREESQVQKKMQGVTYDSYGKESYGEVLGNTNKGSSYWVSPEGEKFTLTWTADDAGFQPKGDHLPVAPVHEYELPVAPVHEYELPVAPALPYSRTGPGY; from the exons ATGAAACTT tacccagcaccagcctaccccgctCCAGCCTACTCTGCCCCAGCCTACTCTGTTCCAGCCTACTCCGCTCCAGCCTACTCCGCACCTgcctactccgcaccagcctactccgcacctgcctactccgcaccagcctacaacaaggataacaaatacgctgaCATTACgatcaccagccaatctgatgAGCGCaacctcgatggcagcagccagtggag CtatgcccagtctgactacaccacccgtgaagagtctcaggtccagaagaagatgcaaggagtcacctacgaCTCTTACggaaaagaatcgtacggtgaagtcctaggAAATACCAACAAAGGATCTTCCTACTGGGTGTCTCCTGAGGGtgagaaattcactttgacctggaccgctgatgatgccggattccagcccaaaggtgaCCATTTGCCTGTAGCCCCCGTTCACGAatacgagctcccagttgctcccgtTCACGAATACGAACTCCCAGTTGCCCCTGCTCTCCCTTATTCGCGCACTGGACCTGGTTACTAA
- the LOC130693761 gene encoding endocuticle structural glycoprotein SgAbd-1-like, whose product MKLFFVATFLAVAAAVPSSYKPEYKAPSYPAPSYPAPKYPAPAYSTPAYPAPAYPAPAYPAPAYPTPSYNKDNKYADITITSQSDERNIDGSSQWSYAQSDYTTREESQVQKKIQGVIYDSYGKESYGEVFGNTNKGSSYWISPEGDKFTLTWAADEAGFQPKGDHLPVAPVHEYELPVAPVHEYELPVAPVHIPFNGKGYKIY is encoded by the exons ATGAAACTT TTCTTCGTCGCCACTTTCTTGGCTGTGgctgccgctgttccatccagctacaagccggaatacaaagcTCCCAGCTATCCTGCGCCaagctaccctgcaccaaagtaccctgcaccagcctactccacaccagcctacccagcaccagcctacccagcaccagcctacccagcaccagcctaccctactcccagctacaacaaggataacaaatacgccgacatcaccatcaccagccaatccgatgagcgcaacatcgatggcagcagccagtggag CTATGCCCAGTCAGACTACACCACCCGCGAAGAATCTCAGGTACAGAAGAAGATACAAGGAGTCATCTACGATTCTTACGggaaagaatcgtacggtgaagtcttcggcaacaccaacaagggatcttcctactggATCTCCCCCGAAGGCGACaagttcactttgacctgggctGCCGATGAGGCTGGTTTCCAACCCAAAGGagatcacttgcccgtcgctcccgtccacgaatacgaactcccagtcgctcccgtccatgaatatgagctcccagttgctcccgtTCACATCCCCTTCAATGGAAAGGGTTACAAGATCTACTAG
- the LOC130693716 gene encoding endocuticle structural glycoprotein SgAbd-1-like, whose translation MKLIIIAAFLAIAAAVPSSYKPEYKAPSYSAPSYPAPKYPAPAYPAPAYPAPAYSAPAYSAPAYSVPAYSAPAYSVPAYSAPAYSAPAYNKDNKYADITITSQSDVRNLDGSSQWSYAQSDYTTREESQVQKKMQGVTYDSYGKESYGEVLGNTNKGSSYWVSPEGEKFTLTWTADDAGFQPKGDHLPVAPVHEYELPVAPVHEYELPVAPALPYSRTGPGY comes from the exons ATGAAACTT ATCATCAtcgccgctttcttggccatcgctgccgctgttccatccagctacaagccggagTACAAAGCTCCAAGTTACTCTGCACCaagctaccctgcaccaaagtacccagcaccagcctaccccgcaccagcctaccccgcaccagcctactctgcaccagcctactccgcaccagcctactccgtaccagcctactccgcaccagcctactccgtaccagcctactccgcaccagcctactccgcaccagcctacaacaaggataacaaatacgctgaCATTACGATCACCAGCCAGTCCGATGTCCGCAACCTCGATGGCAGTAGCCAGTGGag CtatgcccagtctgactacaccacccgtgaagagtctcaggtccagaagaagatgcaaggagtcacctacgaCTCTTACggaaaagaatcgtacggtgaagtcctaggAAATACCAACAAAGGATCTTCCTACTGGGTGTCTCCTGAGGGtgagaaattcactttgacctggaccgctgatgatgccggattccagcccaaaggtgaCCATTTGCCTGTAGCCCCCGTTCACGAatacgagctcccagttgctcccgtTCACGAATACGAACTCCCAGTTGCCCCTGCTCTCCCTTATTCGCGCACTGGACCTGGTTACTAA
- the LOC130693751 gene encoding endocuticle structural glycoprotein SgAbd-1-like, whose translation MKLFFVATFLAVAAAVPSSYKPEYKAPSYPAPSYPAPKYPAPAYSTPAYPAPAYPAPAYPAPAYPTPSYNKDNKYADITITSQSDERNIDGSSQWSYAQSDYTTREESQVQKKIQGVIYDSYGKESYGEVFGNTNKGSSYWISPEGDKFTLTWAADEAGFQPKGDHLPVAPVHEYELPVAPVHEYELPVAPVHIPFNGKGYKIY comes from the exons ATGAAACTT TTCTTCGTCGCCACTTTCTTGGCTGTGgctgccgctgttccatccagctacaagccggaatacaaagcTCCCAGCTATCCTGCGCCaagctaccctgcaccaaagtaccctgcaccagcctactccacaccagcctacccagcaccagcctacccagcaccagcctacccagcaccagcctaccctactcccagctacaacaaggataacaaatacgccgacatcaccatcaccagccaatccgatgagcgcaacatcgatggcagcagccagtggag CTATGCCCAGTCAGACTACACCACCCGCGAAGAATCTCAGGTACAGAAGAAGATACAAGGAGTCATCTACGATTCTTACGggaaagaatcgtacggtgaagtcttcggcaacaccaacaagggatcttcctactggATCTCCCCCGAAGGCGACaagttcactttgacctgggctGCCGATGAggctggattccagcccaaaggagatcacttgcccgtcgctcccgtccacgaatacgaactcccagtcgctcccgtccatgaatatgagctcccagttgctcccgtTCACATCCCCTTCAATGGAAAGGGTTACAAGATCTACTAG